Proteins encoded within one genomic window of Ammonifex degensii KC4:
- a CDS encoding Stp1/IreP family PP2C-type Ser/Thr phosphatase yields the protein MEWVAKSDQGLIRPRNEDAYLVLPDKGLFAVADGLGGHQAGEVASQLAVSTVAQFWQEEREVSLEKLVAAVKAANEAVYRASLARPECMGMGTTLTVCLLKEKELLWAHVGDSRGYLLRGEEISQFTRDHTLVAELLREGEISPEEVKYHPYRHVLSRALGIEATVEVDAGSFVLEQGDIILLCTDGLTLHLAPEEILRLVREAESLPAGGEKLLAEALERGGEDNITLVMVRIDD from the coding sequence ATGGAATGGGTAGCCAAGAGTGACCAGGGCCTCATACGGCCCCGGAACGAGGATGCTTACCTGGTCCTGCCGGATAAAGGGCTTTTTGCCGTGGCCGACGGCTTAGGGGGACATCAGGCCGGCGAGGTGGCTAGTCAGCTAGCGGTATCTACCGTGGCACAATTCTGGCAGGAGGAGAGGGAGGTCTCTTTGGAGAAACTGGTGGCGGCGGTCAAGGCGGCCAACGAGGCCGTTTACCGCGCTTCCTTGGCCCGGCCCGAATGTATGGGCATGGGCACCACGCTTACCGTATGTCTTCTTAAGGAAAAAGAACTTCTTTGGGCCCACGTGGGGGATAGCCGAGGCTATCTATTACGGGGTGAAGAAATAAGCCAGTTCACTCGGGATCACACCCTGGTGGCTGAACTTTTGCGGGAGGGAGAAATCTCCCCGGAAGAGGTAAAGTACCACCCCTACCGGCACGTGCTGAGCCGGGCTTTGGGGATAGAAGCTACGGTAGAAGTGGACGCGGGTAGCTTCGTTCTAGAACAAGGAGATATTATTCTTCTCTGTACCGACGGTCTTACCCTCCACCTGGCTCCGGAAGAAATTCTTCGTTTGGTGCGCGAAGCAGAATCCCTGCCGGCAGGAGGGGAAAAGCTTCTGGCCGAAGCCTTGGAGCGGGGAGGGGAGGACAACATAACGCTGGTGATGGTGAGGATCGATGACTGA
- the rlmN gene encoding 23S rRNA (adenine(2503)-C(2))-methyltransferase RlmN, whose protein sequence is MKLDLKSLRFPEIESWVTEELKEPRYRAQQLIDWLFVKGVTSFREMTNLPKTLRERLEEIASITYLSVRVKRCSRDGRTIKFLYLARDGAGIETVFMRHPWGRTVCVSTQVGCRMGCRFCASGAKGLKRNLSAGEIYEQVLRTQVELGERVTHVVLMGMGEPFDNQEATFRFLENITHPAGLNIGARKITISTCGVVPGIRALAQLKRQFGLAVSLHAPRDELRSWLLPINRRYPLKELLAACWEYVEATHRRITFAYTMIAGINDGQEEARELARLLKGLLCHVNLIPFNLVNERRFRPPSPARIEAFCRILEENGIPATVRRSRGEEIEAACGQLRYRYEEEGLLTGEAEENGMGSQE, encoded by the coding sequence TTGAAACTGGACCTCAAATCCTTGCGCTTCCCGGAAATAGAAAGCTGGGTGACCGAGGAACTAAAGGAGCCCCGGTACCGGGCCCAGCAGCTTATCGACTGGCTTTTCGTCAAAGGGGTAACTTCCTTTCGGGAAATGACCAACCTACCCAAGACCTTGCGCGAACGCTTGGAGGAAATAGCTTCTATAACTTATTTAAGCGTGCGGGTGAAAAGGTGCTCCCGTGACGGAAGGACGATAAAGTTTCTCTACCTGGCCCGGGACGGGGCGGGTATCGAGACGGTTTTCATGCGTCATCCCTGGGGGCGTACCGTCTGCGTTTCCACTCAGGTGGGTTGCCGCATGGGTTGTCGCTTCTGCGCTTCCGGTGCGAAGGGGCTCAAGCGCAATTTGAGTGCGGGGGAGATCTACGAGCAGGTTCTTCGCACCCAGGTAGAACTGGGCGAGAGAGTAACCCACGTAGTTCTCATGGGCATGGGGGAGCCTTTTGACAACCAAGAAGCAACCTTTCGCTTTTTGGAGAACATCACCCACCCGGCAGGTTTGAATATAGGGGCGCGCAAAATAACCATTTCCACCTGCGGGGTGGTGCCGGGGATAAGGGCGCTCGCCCAGCTTAAGCGGCAGTTCGGTCTGGCTGTTTCCCTGCACGCTCCTCGCGACGAGCTGAGAAGCTGGCTTCTACCCATAAACCGCCGCTATCCCTTAAAAGAGCTTCTGGCCGCCTGCTGGGAGTATGTGGAGGCCACCCACCGCCGGATAACCTTTGCCTACACCATGATAGCCGGCATTAACGATGGTCAGGAAGAGGCAAGAGAGTTGGCCAGGTTACTTAAGGGGCTACTTTGCCACGTCAACCTCATACCTTTTAACTTGGTGAACGAGCGCCGCTTTCGGCCCCCTTCTCCCGCCAGGATAGAGGCTTTTTGCCGCATCTTGGAGGAAAACGGCATTCCGGCGACAGTGAGGCGCAGCCGGGGTGAAGAGATAGAGGCAGCCTGCGGGCAGCTACGCTACCGCTACGAGGAAGAGGGGTTATTGACGGGTGAGGCCGAGGAAAATGGAATGGGTAGCCAAGAGTGA